From a single Strix uralensis isolate ZFMK-TIS-50842 chromosome 25, bStrUra1, whole genome shotgun sequence genomic region:
- the SERINC2 gene encoding serine incorporator 2: MGACLGVCSLLSCVSCLCGSAPCLLCACCPSAKNSTVSRLLFTFFLFLGTLVSIIMIIPGVEKELHKLPGFCEGSGSVLGVQTHVDCGSFLGHKAVYRMGFAMAAFFFLFAAIMVCVRSSKDPRAAVQNGFWFFKFLVLVGITVGAFYIPDGAFTSVWFYFGVVGSFLFILIQLVLLIDFAHSWSQLWLRNAGESNAKGWYAALCIITFIFYATSIAAIVLLYVYYTKPEGCTEGKVLISINLILCFIVSAVSILPKIQDAQPHSGLLQASLITLYTIYVTWSALANVPTQTCNPTLLVRNSTGSAMATQPLTTWWDAPSIVGLIIFILCTLFISVRSSDHPQVNKLMLTEESAAGAGGEAAAVESGLHRAYDNEQDGVSYNYTFFHLCLLLAALYIMMTLTNWYRPDESLQVLRSPWTAVWVKICSSWAGLLLYLWTLVAPLVLPDRDFS, encoded by the exons ATGGGGGCCTGTCTCGGCGTCTGCTCCCTGCTCAGCTGC GTGTCCTGTCTCTGCGGCTCCGCGCCATGCCTGCTCTGCGCCTGCTGCCCCTCAGCCAAGAACTCCACTGTCTCCCGCCTCCTCTtcaccttcttcctcttcctcggCACCCTCGTGTCCATCATTATGATAATCCCTGGTGTGGAGAAGGAGCTGCACAAG CTCCCCGGCTTCTGTGAAGGAAGTGGGTCAGTCCTGGGGGTCCAGACCCACGTTGACTGCGGCAGCTTCCTGGGCCACAAAGCCGTGTACCGCATGGGCTTCGCCATGGCcgccttcttcttcctcttcgctGCAATCATGGTGTGTGTGCGCAGCAGCAAGGACCCGCGAGCCGCCGTGCAGAACGG CTTCTGGTTCTTCAAGTTCCTGGTGCTGGTGGGGATCACGGTGGGGGCTTTCTACATCCCCGATGGTGCCTTCACCTCAG TCTGGTTTTACTTTGGTGTGGTCGgctccttcctcttcatcctcatccaGCTCGTCCTCCTCATCGACTTCGCCCACTCTTGGAGCCAGCTGTGGCTGCGCAACGCGGGCGAGAGCAACGCCAAGGGCTGGTACGCAG ccctttGCATCATCACCTTCATCTTCTACGCCACTTCCATTGCGGCCATAGTGCTGCTCTACGTCTACTACACCAAGCCCGAGGGCTGTACAGAGGGCAAGGTCCTCATCAGCATCAACCTCATCCTCTGCTTCATCGTCTCTGCTGTCTCCATACTGCCCAAAATCCAG GATGCTCAGCCGCACTCGGGGCTGCTGCAGGCGtccctcatcaccctctacacCATCTACGTCACCTGGTCCGCCCTGGCCAACGTGCCAA CCCAGACCTGTAACCCCACGCTGCTGGTGAGGAACAGCACTGGCTCGGCGATGGCCACCCAGCCGCTGACAACCTGGTGGGACGCCCCGAGCATCGTGGGGTTGATAATCTTCATCCTCTGCACCCTCTTCATCAG CGTCCGCTCCTCGGACCACCCGCAGGTCAACAAGCTGATGCTGACAGAGGAAagcgcggccggggcgggcggcgaggcGGCGGCCGTGGAGAGCGGGCTGCACCGCGCCTACGACAACGAGCAGGACGGCGTGTCCTACAACTACACCTTCTTccacctctgcctcctcctcgctgccctcTACATCATGATGACCCTCACCAACTGGTACAG GCCGGATGAGAGCTTGCAGGTGCTGAGGAGCCCCTGGACGGCCGTGTGGGTGAAGATCTGCTccagctgggccgggctcctgctCTACCTCTGGACCTTGGTGGCTCCGCTGGTGCTGCCGGACCGGGACTTCAGCTAA